The Polaribacter sp. MED152 region CAATTTGGTACTGTAAGAATGCCAAAATCAGGGTTAAACAATTCACCAATAAGTGCTGGTTTACCAGATTTTGAATTCGATTTAAAAATTCAAGTACAGAGCTTTAAAATTAAAGTTCCTGGTGAATTAACTATTATAGTTAAGGGTACAAAATTAAGTGCAGCTGCTAAAAAGGTATTATCAAAAGCAAGAAGAGGAGATATCATCAATATTTACGATATAAAGGCAACCTATAATGGTACTCCGTTTAAAAAAGTATTGCCAGTTAATATAGAGCTGACTAATTAGAAAAATATAAATTATGGTTAGAAATTGCATACTAGTATTTCTTTTCTGTCTTTCAGCAAGTTTTGTAAACGCACAAGCTAATGTGTTAAATGCAAAATCTGCTGGTGAAATAGGAAAAAGAAGTACAGAAAGATTAGAGGCAGATAATGATGGCCCAATACCTTATGGGTATGTAGATGATAGAGATATCATGTGGTCTAAAGTGGTTTGGGAATTTGTAGATTTAAATCAAAAGATAAACTTACCTTATTATTTTCCAATAGATACAACAAGTATTTCTTCAGATAGAAGATCATTGTTCGATACTTTAATTAAAGGTATCAGACAAGGTAAAATTAAAGAAGCCTACACAGATTCTTTCTTCACTTCTAAAATTACTCAAGACGAAATTGAAACTCGTTTGGTAAATATTAGAGATGAAAATGGTTATGTAGACACTTTTAACCTTCAAACAGAAGACGTTGCTGGTTACATGCTAAAAGGTATGTGGTATTTTGATAAGCGTCAAGGAGAAATGAAATATCGTTTATTGGCTTTGGCACCTATGGGTAAAGATGTACAAACTTTAGGAGTAGAGAATATAGAAGACGATAATCTATACGAGTTATTCTGGATTTTCTTTCCAGATGCAAGAGAGGTATTGCACGATTCTAAGGTTTTCAATCCTATGAATGCAGCACAACCAATTTCTTATGATCACCTTTTAAATGCAAGACGATTTAACTCAGTAATTGTTAGAGAAGAAAATATTTATGGTAATCGAGCCATAGAAGATTATATTCGAGGCAATTCTTTATTTCAATTGTTAGAAGCTAATAAGATTAAAGAAGACATCAGAAATCGAGAAATAGACATGTGGAACTACTAAAGTACACTGGTTAAAATATTAAAAACGTTTGCGAAAGCAAGCGTTTTTTATTTGAAACCATTTCCTGCTTTTCGCACTCGCTTTTTTTCGTACCTCAAAAAGAGCTCAAACAATTGCTGCAATCAGGGCTAAACTAATTTAAAAGCGTTAGTTAGGCTTTCAATTAAAACAAAACTTAACTACTTTTACAGCGTGAAATTAGATTACATAATAGTTGGTTTGGGTTTGGCTGGTTTAGCGTTTGCAGAGCAGCTAATAAAGGCTAATAAAAGCTTTACAGTCTTTGAAGATAGTTCTCAAACATCGTCTTTGGTAGCTGGTGGAGTCTACAATCCTGTAATTCTAAAAAGATTTACTCCAGTTTGGAATGCAAAACAGCAATTAGAGCTAGCATTGCCTTTTTACGAATCCTTAGAAGAGA contains the following coding sequences:
- the gldN gene encoding gliding motility protein GldN → MVRNCILVFLFCLSASFVNAQANVLNAKSAGEIGKRSTERLEADNDGPIPYGYVDDRDIMWSKVVWEFVDLNQKINLPYYFPIDTTSISSDRRSLFDTLIKGIRQGKIKEAYTDSFFTSKITQDEIETRLVNIRDENGYVDTFNLQTEDVAGYMLKGMWYFDKRQGEMKYRLLALAPMGKDVQTLGVENIEDDNLYELFWIFFPDAREVLHDSKVFNPMNAAQPISYDHLLNARRFNSVIVREENIYGNRAIEDYIRGNSLFQLLEANKIKEDIRNREIDMWNY